A window of Rufibacter sp. LB8 contains these coding sequences:
- a CDS encoding 2-oxoglutarate dehydrogenase E1 component, translating to MDKYSYIANAHGAYIDELYKQYQQEPESVEFGWQKFFEGFDFSQTYPNGNGQEGAAEAPAKSTGATASAAEVEKEIQVRNLIYAFRSRGHLRSNTNPVRPRKDRKALLDLSDFGLSEADLDSTFQSGSEIGLGKATLRDILASLKKIYERTIGFEYMYIRNPEVLAWFKQKVEKDSLSFNPSIDYKKRILSKLNEAVVFENFLHTKFLGQKRFSLEGGETTIPALDAIIDKGAELGVKEVVIGMAHRGRLNVLANIMGKTYEQIFSEFQGTAVPDLTMGDGDVKYHMGFSSEVDTPSGHKVNLKLAPNPSHLEAVNPVVEGFVRAKLDSMYERDVNKVLPILIHGDAAVAGQGIGYEVTQMAKLEGYGTGGTIHFVINNQVGFTTDFEDARSSIYSTDLAKIIDAPVLHVNGDDPEAVVFAVRLATEYRQKFHNDVFIDMVCYRRHGHNEADEPKFTQPQLYNLISKHQNPREIYNKALVSRGDLDTKVAEEMDKEFRQMLQERLDMVKQEPLPYNYQVLEKEWQELRRSRPEDFHQSPETGISMEALEQVGKALTTLPENFKPLKQIEKLTKERQDMFFGSKSLNWASAELLAFGSVLLDGKIVRMSGQDVQRGTFSHRHAVLHDANTSAAYTNLNHISENQQKLQIYNSLLSEYAVLGFEFGYSMANPNALVIWEAQFGDFANGAQVMIDQFISSTESKWQRMNSVVMLLPHGYEGQGPEHSNARPERFLQLAAEYNMYVTQCTTPANYFHMLRRQLALPFRKPCIHMAPKSMLRHQNVMSPVEDFAKGAFQEVIGDIYAEAKKVTKVLLCTGKIYYELLEEQQQTNRKDVAIIRMEQLHPFPDVQLERELNKYPGAEVFWVQEEPFNMGAWTYILSVMRSRVVDVVSRKPSSSPATGYNKIHQKEQRAIIEKAFSI from the coding sequence ATGGATAAATACTCATATATCGCCAATGCGCACGGCGCTTACATTGACGAACTATACAAGCAATACCAGCAAGAACCAGAATCTGTAGAGTTTGGCTGGCAGAAATTTTTTGAAGGCTTTGACTTTTCTCAGACCTACCCCAACGGGAACGGCCAGGAGGGTGCAGCTGAGGCACCGGCCAAGTCAACGGGTGCCACGGCCTCTGCCGCTGAGGTAGAAAAGGAAATCCAGGTTCGTAATTTAATCTATGCGTTCCGGTCACGGGGTCATCTGCGTTCCAACACCAACCCGGTGCGTCCGCGCAAAGACCGCAAGGCGTTGCTGGATTTGTCTGACTTTGGGCTGTCTGAGGCAGATTTGGATAGTACGTTCCAGAGCGGTTCAGAAATTGGCTTGGGCAAAGCCACGCTGCGCGATATTCTGGCCTCTCTGAAAAAAATATACGAGCGCACCATCGGCTTTGAGTACATGTACATTCGGAACCCCGAAGTGCTGGCCTGGTTCAAGCAAAAAGTGGAGAAAGACTCCTTGAGTTTCAATCCCTCTATAGATTATAAAAAACGCATTCTGTCTAAACTGAATGAGGCAGTAGTGTTTGAGAACTTTTTGCATACCAAATTTCTGGGGCAGAAACGCTTCTCTCTGGAAGGCGGCGAAACTACTATCCCGGCGCTGGATGCTATTATTGACAAAGGCGCTGAGCTGGGCGTGAAAGAAGTAGTGATTGGCATGGCCCACCGCGGCCGTCTGAACGTGCTGGCCAACATCATGGGCAAAACCTACGAGCAGATCTTCTCTGAATTCCAGGGAACCGCCGTTCCGGATCTGACCATGGGTGACGGCGATGTGAAATACCACATGGGTTTCTCCAGCGAGGTAGATACCCCTTCTGGCCATAAAGTGAATCTGAAACTGGCGCCCAACCCCTCGCACTTAGAGGCGGTGAACCCAGTAGTGGAAGGCTTTGTGCGCGCCAAGCTGGACTCCATGTATGAGCGTGACGTGAACAAGGTATTGCCTATCCTGATTCACGGTGACGCCGCCGTAGCGGGCCAGGGCATTGGCTACGAGGTGACCCAAATGGCCAAACTGGAAGGCTACGGCACCGGCGGAACCATCCACTTCGTGATCAACAACCAGGTTGGTTTCACCACTGACTTTGAAGACGCCCGATCTTCTATCTATAGCACAGATTTAGCCAAAATCATTGACGCGCCGGTGCTGCACGTGAACGGTGATGACCCAGAAGCAGTAGTTTTTGCCGTGCGTCTGGCCACCGAATATCGTCAGAAATTCCATAATGATGTGTTTATTGACATGGTGTGCTATCGCCGCCATGGGCACAATGAAGCAGACGAGCCTAAATTCACGCAGCCACAACTCTATAACTTAATCTCCAAGCACCAGAACCCCCGTGAAATCTATAACAAAGCCCTGGTGAGCCGCGGCGATTTAGATACCAAGGTGGCCGAAGAAATGGACAAGGAATTCCGGCAGATGCTGCAGGAACGCCTGGACATGGTGAAGCAGGAGCCCTTGCCGTACAATTACCAGGTGCTGGAGAAAGAATGGCAGGAACTGAGACGCTCTAGGCCAGAAGATTTCCACCAGAGCCCAGAGACCGGAATTTCTATGGAAGCGCTGGAGCAAGTAGGCAAAGCCTTGACCACGCTGCCAGAGAACTTCAAGCCACTCAAGCAGATTGAGAAACTGACCAAAGAGCGCCAGGACATGTTCTTCGGGAGCAAGTCTTTGAACTGGGCTTCGGCGGAATTGCTGGCTTTCGGTTCAGTTCTTTTAGACGGTAAAATTGTGCGGATGTCTGGGCAAGATGTGCAACGTGGTACTTTCTCGCACCGCCACGCGGTTTTGCATGACGCCAACACCAGCGCCGCCTATACCAACCTGAACCACATTTCTGAGAATCAGCAGAAACTGCAAATCTATAACTCCCTGCTGTCTGAATATGCCGTGCTGGGTTTCGAGTTCGGGTATTCTATGGCAAATCCCAATGCTTTAGTAATCTGGGAAGCGCAGTTTGGGGACTTCGCCAACGGCGCGCAGGTTATGATTGACCAGTTCATTTCGTCCACAGAATCTAAGTGGCAACGCATGAACAGTGTGGTAATGTTACTGCCGCACGGCTATGAAGGTCAGGGTCCGGAGCACTCCAACGCCCGCCCAGAGCGGTTCCTGCAATTGGCCGCTGAGTACAACATGTACGTAACGCAGTGTACCACCCCGGCCAACTATTTCCACATGCTGCGCCGCCAACTAGCCCTGCCGTTCCGGAAACCGTGTATTCACATGGCGCCTAAGTCTATGCTGCGTCACCAGAACGTGATGTCGCCGGTAGAAGATTTTGCCAAAGGTGCTTTTCAGGAAGTAATTGGTGATATCTATGCCGAGGCCAAGAAAGTGACCAAAGTGTTGCTGTGCACCGGCAAGATTTATTACGAATTGCTGGAAGAGCAGCAGCAAACCAATCGCAAAGATGTAGCCATTATAAGAATGGAGCAGTTGCATCCGTTTCCAGATGTTCAGTTGGAGCGCGAACTCAACAAATATCCAGGTGCTGAGGTGTTCTGGGTACAGGAAGAGCCGTTCAACATGGGCGCCTGGACCTATATTCTGAGCGTGATGCGCAGCCGCGTGGTAGATGTGGTTTCACGTAAGCCAAGTTCTTCACCGGCCACGGGTTATAACAAAATCCACCAGAAAGAGCAGCGCGCCATCATTGAAAAAGCCTTCAGTATATAA
- a CDS encoding four helix bundle protein, translated as MMKEENVLLTKSYSFGVRIIRLYQFLSDEKRDYVIGKQILRSGTSIGSNAEEAVGAQSKRDFMAKLWISYKEARESHYWLRLLRDTDYLTPNLATSLLNDCEELLKIIGSILKTMRGQGDTSSSDS; from the coding sequence ATGATGAAAGAGGAGAACGTCTTGCTGACCAAAAGTTACAGCTTTGGCGTTCGAATCATCAGATTATACCAATTCTTAAGTGATGAGAAAAGGGATTACGTCATTGGTAAGCAGATTCTCAGAAGCGGAACCTCTATTGGGTCCAATGCTGAGGAAGCCGTAGGAGCCCAGAGCAAAAGAGATTTTATGGCTAAGCTTTGGATTAGCTACAAAGAAGCTAGAGAATCACATTATTGGCTGCGTTTGCTAAGAGACACTGATTACCTGACGCCCAACTTGGCAACTTCACTTTTAAACGATTGTGAAGAACTGCTGAAGATTATTGGATCAATTCTTAAAACAATGCGGGGACAAGGAGATACAAGCTCCTCAGACTCTTAG
- the odhB gene encoding 2-oxoglutarate dehydrogenase complex dihydrolipoyllysine-residue succinyltransferase, giving the protein MSLEVKVPVVGESITEVTIAKWLKQDGDQVAMDEVICELESDKATFELPAEAAGILRIKAQEGDTIAIGEVICTIEGGGAAQASAPAPTTVATQEGITETKTVTDPQSTVAAEATPNRGNQNEATTAPATGDSAGSGQTLDVKIPTVGESITEVTISKWLKADGDQVSMDEVLCELESDKATFELPAEAAGVLRIVAQEGDTVEIGATICRIEVGAGSGASAPVAAPQASAPAAQAASAPAGGASTYASGTPSPAAGKILSEKGISAADVSGSGRDGRITKEDAQNAQAKPAAPAAQPAASSAPAAASQSSAPAAAGSRNSRREKMSSLRKTVARRLVSVKNETAMLTTFNEVDMKPIMDIRAKYKETFKEKHEVGLGFMSFFIKACTVALKEWPAVNAQIDGAEMVFNDFCDISIAVSAPKGLVVPVIRNAEGLSLDGIEKEVVRLAKRARENKLGIDEMTGGTFTITNGGVFGSMMSTPIINAPQSAILGMHNIVNRPVAINNQVEIRPMMYLALSYDHRIIDGRESVSFLVRVKELLEDPMRLLLGV; this is encoded by the coding sequence ATGTCATTAGAAGTAAAAGTGCCGGTTGTAGGGGAATCCATCACGGAAGTAACTATTGCCAAATGGCTCAAACAAGACGGCGACCAAGTGGCCATGGACGAGGTGATCTGCGAACTGGAATCAGACAAAGCCACCTTTGAACTGCCCGCTGAGGCTGCCGGTATTCTGCGTATCAAAGCCCAGGAAGGCGATACCATTGCCATCGGCGAGGTAATCTGTACCATTGAAGGCGGCGGTGCTGCCCAAGCGTCTGCTCCAGCACCAACCACAGTTGCTACCCAAGAAGGCATCACCGAAACCAAAACCGTGACCGACCCGCAAAGCACCGTGGCTGCTGAGGCTACCCCTAATCGCGGTAACCAAAACGAGGCTACAACTGCTCCTGCAACCGGGGATAGCGCTGGTTCTGGTCAAACCCTGGACGTGAAAATCCCGACGGTAGGCGAGTCTATCACCGAAGTAACTATTTCCAAATGGCTGAAGGCTGACGGCGACCAGGTTTCTATGGATGAGGTTCTCTGCGAACTGGAATCGGACAAAGCTACGTTTGAACTTCCTGCCGAGGCAGCGGGTGTTTTAAGAATTGTGGCTCAAGAAGGCGACACTGTTGAAATTGGTGCTACTATCTGCCGCATTGAAGTAGGTGCCGGTTCTGGGGCTTCTGCTCCGGTTGCCGCGCCACAAGCCAGTGCCCCAGCGGCGCAGGCGGCTTCTGCTCCAGCTGGAGGTGCTTCTACTTATGCCAGCGGTACGCCTTCACCAGCTGCAGGTAAGATTTTGTCTGAGAAAGGTATTTCGGCTGCTGATGTATCTGGTTCAGGCCGTGACGGCCGCATCACCAAAGAAGATGCCCAGAATGCCCAGGCCAAGCCAGCTGCTCCGGCAGCGCAACCAGCGGCTTCTTCGGCACCGGCTGCAGCTTCTCAATCTTCGGCGCCAGCCGCCGCGGGTTCCAGAAACTCACGCCGTGAGAAAATGAGCAGCCTGCGCAAAACCGTAGCGCGCAGATTGGTGTCTGTGAAAAATGAAACGGCCATGCTCACCACCTTCAACGAGGTGGACATGAAACCGATCATGGACATACGCGCCAAATACAAAGAGACTTTCAAAGAGAAGCACGAAGTAGGCTTAGGTTTCATGTCGTTCTTCATCAAAGCTTGTACCGTGGCCCTGAAAGAATGGCCTGCGGTAAATGCTCAGATTGACGGTGCTGAAATGGTCTTCAATGACTTCTGCGATATCTCCATTGCCGTGTCTGCGCCGAAAGGTCTGGTAGTGCCGGTGATTCGCAACGCTGAAGGCCTGAGCCTGGATGGCATTGAGAAAGAGGTAGTGCGCCTGGCTAAACGTGCCCGCGAAAACAAACTGGGCATTGACGAAATGACTGGCGGTACGTTCACCATCACCAACGGTGGCGTGTTCGGTTCTATGATGTCAACGCCTATCATCAACGCACCGCAGTCTGCCATTTTGGGAATGCACAACATTGTGAACCGCCCGGTGGCTATCAACAACCAAGTAGAAATCAGACCAATGATGTATTTGGCGCTGTCGTATGATCACCGTATTATTGACGGTAGAGAGTCGGTTAGCTTCCTGGTACGAGTGAAGGAGTTGTTGGAAGACCCGATGAGACTTCTGTTAGGCGTTTAG
- the lpdA gene encoding dihydrolipoyl dehydrogenase, translating to MKYDVTVIGSGPGGYVAAVRCAQLGLKTAIIEKYSVLGGTCLNVGCIPSKALLDSSEHYHNAAHTFKEHGIDLENLQVNLEQMINRKSGVIKSNNDGIAYLMKKNKVDVYNGLGSFVDKNTIKITGQDGAEQQLETDKVIIATGSKPVNLPFLPVDKNRIITSTEALTLKEVPKHMIVIGGGVIGLELGSVYARLGSKVTVVEYTDAIIPTMDRALGKELQRVLKKTLGFQFYFGHKVTGAQVEGDVVKVTAENPKGETVTFDGDYCLVSVGRKPYTEGLGLENAGVQLGERGMIAVDDHLQTNVPGIYAIGDVVRGAMLAHKAEEEGVLVAEQIVGQKPHINYNLIPGVVYTWPEVAGVGFTEEQLKADGVAYKTGSFPFKASGRAKASMDTDGFVKVLADAKTDEILGVHMIGPRAADMIAEAVVAMEFRASAEDIARMSHAHPTYTEAMKEACLAATENRAIHI from the coding sequence ATGAAATACGATGTAACGGTCATTGGTTCAGGTCCGGGTGGTTATGTGGCCGCCGTGCGTTGCGCACAGTTGGGTCTGAAAACAGCCATCATTGAAAAATATTCAGTATTAGGCGGTACGTGCTTGAACGTAGGCTGTATTCCGTCTAAAGCCTTGCTAGATTCGTCTGAGCATTACCACAACGCTGCACACACCTTTAAGGAGCACGGCATTGACCTGGAAAACCTGCAGGTGAATTTGGAGCAGATGATTAACCGCAAAAGTGGTGTGATCAAGTCGAACAATGACGGCATTGCCTATTTGATGAAGAAGAACAAGGTGGACGTGTACAACGGCCTGGGCTCCTTCGTGGACAAGAACACCATTAAAATCACGGGTCAAGACGGGGCCGAGCAGCAGCTGGAAACCGACAAAGTCATCATCGCTACGGGTTCTAAGCCGGTGAACTTGCCGTTCCTGCCCGTTGACAAAAACCGCATCATCACCTCAACTGAAGCTTTGACCTTGAAAGAAGTGCCTAAGCACATGATTGTGATTGGCGGCGGTGTGATTGGCCTGGAACTGGGTTCTGTCTATGCGCGTCTGGGGTCTAAGGTAACGGTGGTGGAATACACAGATGCCATCATCCCGACCATGGACCGTGCCTTGGGCAAAGAGTTGCAGCGCGTGTTGAAAAAGACCTTGGGTTTCCAGTTCTATTTCGGGCATAAAGTGACGGGGGCGCAGGTAGAAGGAGATGTGGTGAAAGTGACCGCAGAAAACCCCAAAGGCGAAACCGTGACGTTTGACGGAGATTACTGCCTGGTGTCGGTGGGCCGGAAACCGTATACTGAAGGTCTGGGCTTGGAGAACGCGGGTGTACAGCTAGGCGAGCGCGGCATGATTGCCGTAGATGACCATCTGCAAACCAACGTGCCCGGCATCTACGCCATCGGGGACGTAGTACGCGGAGCCATGCTGGCCCACAAAGCCGAAGAAGAAGGCGTGTTGGTAGCCGAGCAGATTGTAGGCCAGAAACCGCACATCAACTACAACCTGATCCCGGGCGTAGTCTATACCTGGCCAGAAGTAGCGGGCGTGGGCTTCACTGAGGAGCAACTGAAAGCTGACGGCGTTGCCTACAAAACCGGTTCATTTCCGTTCAAAGCATCTGGCCGCGCCAAAGCGTCTATGGACACCGACGGTTTCGTGAAAGTACTGGCAGATGCCAAGACCGATGAAATCTTAGGCGTACACATGATCGGGCCACGCGCTGCGGATATGATTGCTGAAGCCGTAGTGGCTATGGAATTCCGGGCTTCCGCCGAGGACATTGCGCGCATGAGCCACGCGCACCCAACGTACACCGAAGCCATGAAAGAAGCTTGTTTGGCCGCTACTGAGAATAGAGCCATTCATATTTAA
- a CDS encoding OmpP1/FadL family transporter, whose amino-acid sequence MKKYSFLLACLALLGSAGKGFAQTEIDILRYSRTDFGGTARTMGIGGANVGLGGDAGNLYSNPAGLGLFRRSEISVSAGMNFNEVNSTVEGSAGMNNRNNLNIPHFSAVFSTRKADDEEGDWRASNFGISFTRQNNFNQRVFYRGVAGQNSMRFGEYAAQLANADDPTGAHDFTLNSLQELAYETYLLSEDDFGYFLRDVSLTNPYQETIESSGSQNQWDFSYGASFRDKLFLGASIGLSSLKFKQTRTYTETDPAANISNVTLYDNLSTEGTGVNIKIGALFKPVDALRIGVSMQTPTWYTLTDNFRTQLDVNFNTAPEPTLNLFQTFSTDDGVYEYNLTTPFRANGGVAAFIGKYGFVTADMEYVDYSAGKLSAGDYNFQDENMAAKSVYSSAVNYRLGAEARLDVFRLRAGYALYGDPFKNSSVDQAKTYLTGGFGIRQTNYFIDAALVYSKFNSVYSPYVNSDFAVQGSEYEGLTTPEVNSKHENTNFVVTFGWNF is encoded by the coding sequence ATGAAAAAATATAGCTTTCTTTTGGCCTGCCTGGCGTTGCTAGGCAGTGCCGGGAAGGGTTTTGCCCAAACCGAGATTGACATTCTTCGGTATTCCCGCACAGATTTCGGTGGCACTGCCCGCACCATGGGCATTGGTGGCGCCAACGTAGGCCTTGGCGGCGACGCCGGCAACTTGTACTCCAACCCCGCAGGCCTGGGCTTGTTCCGGCGATCTGAGATCTCGGTTTCTGCTGGCATGAACTTCAATGAGGTCAATTCCACGGTAGAAGGCAGCGCCGGCATGAATAACCGTAACAACCTCAACATTCCGCACTTCTCAGCGGTGTTCTCCACCAGAAAGGCAGATGACGAGGAAGGTGATTGGCGGGCCAGCAACTTCGGGATTTCCTTCACGCGCCAGAACAATTTTAACCAACGGGTTTTCTACCGGGGCGTAGCGGGGCAGAACTCCATGCGCTTCGGGGAATATGCCGCACAGTTGGCCAATGCAGATGACCCCACCGGCGCGCATGACTTTACCTTGAATTCATTGCAGGAGCTGGCGTATGAAACCTATCTGTTGTCTGAAGATGACTTTGGGTATTTTTTGAGGGATGTGAGCTTGACTAACCCGTACCAGGAAACCATTGAGTCCAGCGGATCACAGAACCAGTGGGATTTCTCTTACGGGGCCAGTTTCAGAGACAAGCTGTTTCTGGGCGCCTCCATCGGGTTGTCATCGCTTAAGTTCAAGCAGACCCGCACCTACACAGAGACAGACCCTGCGGCTAACATTTCCAACGTAACGCTCTATGACAACCTCAGCACTGAGGGAACCGGGGTGAACATCAAAATTGGCGCGCTCTTCAAACCGGTAGACGCCCTCCGGATTGGGGTTTCAATGCAGACGCCTACCTGGTACACGCTCACAGACAATTTCAGAACGCAGCTTGACGTGAATTTCAACACAGCGCCAGAGCCCACGCTGAATCTTTTCCAGACGTTTTCCACTGATGACGGTGTGTATGAATACAACCTGACCACGCCGTTCAGGGCCAATGGAGGCGTGGCTGCTTTTATTGGTAAATATGGTTTTGTGACCGCCGATATGGAGTATGTAGACTACAGCGCAGGCAAACTTTCTGCCGGTGACTACAACTTCCAGGATGAAAACATGGCTGCCAAAAGCGTGTACTCCAGCGCTGTAAACTACAGATTAGGGGCTGAGGCGCGGTTAGACGTGTTCAGGCTGCGGGCCGGTTACGCCCTGTACGGTGACCCGTTCAAGAACAGCAGCGTGGACCAAGCCAAGACGTATTTGACCGGTGGCTTTGGCATACGGCAGACCAATTACTTTATTGATGCCGCCCTGGTCTACAGCAAGTTCAACAGCGTGTACTCTCCGTATGTGAACTCAGACTTCGCGGTGCAGGGCTCAGAGTATGAAGGCCTGACCACGCCAGAAGTAAACAGCAAGCATGAGAACACCAATTTTGTGGTAACCTTCGGGTGGAATTTCTAA